One region of Mycolicibacterium insubricum genomic DNA includes:
- a CDS encoding carotenoid oxygenase family protein, translated as MDATLIRESPFLTGHHCPNRMEVDAPDLVIRGELPTDLAGVFYRNGAEPLYPPTDEDYHWFDGDGMVYAFYIENGRISLRNRWVRTDKFLLEQGRGRRLFGVLGNPMTTDPAAAGTRYNTANTNVIIHGGKLLALMEGAPPVALDPRTLDTLGEHTYDGLITTTFSAHPKVDYATGELINIGNAVHGLGGDAVIRYDIIDFDGKPVVTELIPVPHMTMMHTFFVTENWVVFPVMPLELSLERVMRGGPMTAWVPGRPSKLGLMPRRGTAADVRWMEVEPRHMLHEANVWEQDGKIIADVAAAEGTALFPDVDGNRASHADTRQSLRRWTIDPQAKTDTLDEQIINDRDIQFPRPDDRLMAHLSRHAFANSNLHSRDGRVDGMDSALRIDTRTGAEDLYHFGPGTAVGELIFAPRVGSTGELDGYALTLVHREGSRESELVVFNAADIASGPVASAVIPFGVPSGFHCSYYSVDSPLYRQAFADA; from the coding sequence ATGGATGCCACCCTGATTCGGGAAAGCCCGTTCCTGACCGGACATCACTGTCCCAACAGGATGGAGGTGGATGCGCCGGACCTGGTGATCCGCGGTGAGCTGCCGACGGATCTGGCCGGGGTGTTCTACCGAAACGGGGCCGAGCCGCTCTACCCGCCCACCGACGAGGACTACCACTGGTTCGACGGCGACGGCATGGTCTACGCCTTCTACATCGAGAACGGCCGGATATCGCTGCGCAACCGCTGGGTGCGCACCGACAAGTTCCTGCTGGAACAGGGGCGGGGCCGCAGGCTTTTCGGCGTACTGGGCAACCCGATGACCACCGATCCGGCGGCGGCGGGCACCCGCTACAACACCGCCAACACCAACGTCATCATCCACGGCGGCAAGCTGCTGGCCCTGATGGAGGGTGCTCCGCCGGTGGCCCTGGACCCGCGCACCCTCGACACACTGGGGGAGCACACTTACGACGGTCTCATCACCACGACGTTCTCCGCCCATCCGAAGGTCGACTACGCCACCGGCGAACTGATCAACATCGGCAACGCTGTGCACGGCTTGGGCGGAGACGCCGTGATCCGTTACGACATCATCGATTTCGACGGCAAACCCGTGGTCACCGAGTTGATCCCGGTGCCGCACATGACCATGATGCACACCTTCTTCGTCACCGAGAACTGGGTGGTGTTCCCGGTGATGCCCCTTGAACTGAGCCTGGAGCGGGTGATGCGCGGCGGACCGATGACGGCGTGGGTGCCGGGTCGGCCGAGCAAGCTCGGCCTGATGCCGCGGCGCGGTACCGCCGCCGACGTGCGCTGGATGGAGGTCGAGCCGCGCCACATGCTGCACGAGGCCAACGTGTGGGAACAGGACGGCAAGATCATCGCCGACGTGGCCGCCGCCGAGGGCACCGCACTGTTCCCCGACGTCGACGGCAACCGGGCCAGTCACGCCGATACACGGCAGAGTCTGCGTCGGTGGACCATCGACCCGCAGGCGAAGACGGACACGCTCGACGAACAGATCATCAACGACCGTGACATTCAGTTCCCGCGGCCCGACGACCGGCTGATGGCCCATCTCAGCCGGCACGCGTTCGCCAACAGCAACCTGCACTCGCGCGACGGCCGGGTCGACGGCATGGACTCGGCGCTGCGGATAGACACCCGGACCGGCGCCGAGGACCTTTATCATTTCGGTCCCGGAACGGCCGTCGGCGAACTGATCTTCGCCCCGCGGGTGGGCAGCACGGGGGAGCTCGACGGCTACGCGCTGACCCTGGTGCACAGGGAGGGTTCCCGGGAGAGCGAACTGGTGGTCTTCAATGCCGCCGATATCGCCTCGGGCCCCGTTGCCAGCGCGGTCATCCCGTTTGGGGTGCCCAGTGGATTCCACTGCAGCTACTACAGTGTGGATAGCCCGCTGTATCGGCAGGCATTCGCAGACGCGTAG
- a CDS encoding TetR/AcrR family transcriptional regulator: protein MTTELPASVPRITALRDDIGMSEDTSTRSGPGRPAGTDSGDTRQRVLDAACRCFAQYGYGPATNSLIAEMAGVTAGSLHYHFGTKSSLFDAVCDYVYGKIIARSVEVLAGPHSVRGLLRAVLAESMRINHESPELAGFVATAPIDARRHPELSAPFAKQAQAMSSTVARAVTAGQRAGRIPADLDTETVVGMVIAIVDGFAHAAAQTDVAAMDSMNELFGSLLLDEPDRAP from the coding sequence GTGACCACTGAACTGCCCGCGAGTGTCCCGCGGATCACCGCGCTGCGCGATGATATCGGGATGAGCGAGGACACCAGCACGCGATCGGGACCGGGGCGACCGGCGGGGACCGACAGTGGCGACACCCGTCAGCGGGTGCTCGACGCGGCTTGCCGGTGTTTCGCCCAGTACGGCTACGGACCGGCCACCAACAGCCTGATCGCGGAGATGGCGGGCGTCACCGCAGGTTCGCTGCATTACCACTTCGGGACCAAGAGCAGTCTCTTCGACGCCGTCTGCGACTACGTGTACGGAAAAATCATCGCGCGCTCGGTGGAGGTGCTGGCCGGCCCGCACTCGGTGCGCGGCCTGCTGCGGGCGGTGCTCGCCGAATCGATGCGGATCAACCACGAATCGCCGGAGCTGGCCGGCTTCGTGGCCACCGCACCTATTGACGCCCGGCGCCATCCCGAGTTGTCCGCGCCGTTCGCCAAGCAGGCCCAGGCCATGTCGAGCACGGTGGCGCGGGCGGTGACCGCCGGACAACGGGCGGGCCGCATCCCCGCCGACCTGGACACCGAAACCGTTGTGGGAATGGTCATCGCGATCGTCGACGGCTTCGCCCACGCCGCAGCCCAGACCGACGTCGCCGCCATGGACTCGATGAACGAACTGTTCGGCAGCCTGCTCCTCGACGAGCCCGATCGCGCGCCCTAA
- a CDS encoding AMP-binding protein, translated as MHAIEQYARRDPAAVALSDGSTSWTWAQLNAHLNRTVNWLLAQQVPQGQRVAVMGTNSAHVALAHLATTYAGLSAVPVNYHLTADEVGYILRDAAVHTVLCSADVAATVRAAADVAVLAWGAAGPPGAPDVPDFDAAIAQCPDTEPSADIAPAKPLYYTSGTTGYPKGVELPDQMFPGGASMVEYVQRVVDSPVRTPGKHLVVAPMHHTGPMTGVRGILAGSPLVIVPKFDAERVLATIERERTEATMMVPTHFSRLLALPAEVRERHDVASMRSIVHTGAACPVEVKQAMIDWFGPILVEAYGSTEAGTVTLINSTEWLEHPGSVGRAMPGYELSIRSEDGDPLPVGAAGLVCVRSTSDHRPSYHGDPEKTRRSYVADGVFALGEIGYLDADGYLFLTDRASDMVVSGGVNIYPAESEAVLRRHPGVVDVAVIGIPHDDLGEQLCALVVSDDPGLDPAELACWTRERLAHYKCPNLVEMVDFDLRSVMGKLNKRQLRDRYLAGMHPAGIGG; from the coding sequence GTGCATGCGATCGAGCAATACGCGCGCCGGGATCCGGCCGCGGTGGCGCTGTCCGACGGCTCGACCTCGTGGACCTGGGCGCAGCTCAACGCCCACCTGAACCGGACGGTGAATTGGCTTCTGGCGCAGCAGGTTCCACAGGGACAGCGAGTGGCCGTGATGGGCACCAACAGCGCACACGTCGCGCTGGCGCACCTGGCCACTACTTACGCCGGGTTGTCCGCGGTACCGGTGAACTATCACCTGACCGCTGACGAGGTCGGCTACATCTTGCGCGACGCCGCCGTGCACACGGTGCTGTGCAGCGCCGACGTGGCCGCGACCGTCCGCGCGGCGGCAGACGTCGCGGTGCTGGCCTGGGGCGCCGCCGGACCCCCGGGTGCCCCGGACGTACCGGACTTCGACGCCGCGATCGCGCAGTGCCCGGACACCGAACCGTCCGCCGACATCGCGCCCGCCAAGCCGCTGTACTACACGTCGGGAACCACCGGCTATCCCAAGGGCGTCGAACTGCCCGACCAGATGTTCCCCGGCGGCGCGTCGATGGTCGAATACGTCCAGCGCGTGGTCGATTCACCGGTCCGCACACCCGGCAAGCATCTGGTGGTGGCCCCCATGCACCACACCGGACCGATGACCGGGGTGCGCGGCATCCTCGCCGGCTCACCGCTGGTGATCGTGCCGAAGTTCGACGCCGAGCGGGTGCTCGCCACCATCGAACGCGAACGCACCGAAGCCACCATGATGGTGCCCACCCACTTCTCCCGCCTGCTGGCTCTGCCGGCCGAGGTCCGCGAACGCCACGACGTCGCCAGCATGCGCAGCATCGTGCACACCGGTGCGGCCTGCCCGGTCGAGGTGAAGCAGGCGATGATCGACTGGTTCGGCCCGATCCTCGTCGAGGCGTACGGCTCCACCGAGGCCGGCACCGTCACGCTGATCAACTCGACCGAGTGGCTCGAGCACCCGGGTTCGGTGGGACGGGCCATGCCCGGCTACGAGCTGAGCATCCGCTCCGAGGACGGTGATCCACTTCCCGTCGGGGCGGCCGGTCTGGTCTGTGTCCGGTCGACCAGCGACCATCGCCCGAGCTATCACGGCGACCCGGAGAAGACCCGACGCAGTTACGTCGCCGACGGCGTCTTCGCGCTCGGCGAGATCGGCTACCTCGACGCCGACGGCTACCTGTTCCTGACCGACCGTGCCTCCGACATGGTCGTCAGCGGCGGCGTGAACATTTATCCCGCCGAGTCCGAGGCCGTGCTGCGCCGGCACCCGGGAGTCGTCGACGTCGCCGTCATCGGCATTCCGCACGACGACCTGGGCGAACAACTGTGTGCCCTGGTGGTCAGCGACGACCCCGGTCTCGATCCCGCCGAACTGGCCTGCTGGACACGAGAACGGTTGGCGCACTACAAGTGTCCGAACTTAGTCGAGATGGTCGACTTCGATCTGCGATCGGTGATGGGGAAATTGAACAAGCGGCAGCTGCGGGACCGGTATCTGGCCGGGATGCACCCCGCGGGGATCGGTGGGTAG
- a CDS encoding aldehyde dehydrogenase family protein, producing the protein MPTAQNSDAAATVHRLRQTFDTGRTLDVGWRRSQLRGVAEMLSANGDAIVDAVAADLRRTPFETWLAEIVATVNEARYAARNVGRWTRRRHRLLEWTQLPGRAWIEYEPYGTVLIVGPWNVPFQLSLTPAIGALAAGNTVVVKPSELAPASSRLMAELIPRYLDPEAVAVVEGDGSVTQDLIGQGLDRILFTGGTAIGHKIMAAAAEHLTPVTLELGGKSPVIVAEDADVKTAARRIAWIKLMNSGQVCVAPDYVLVHRAVRDRFVDEIRAAITEFRAGSTAGLPIVNERQFTRLAAALAATRGAVVVGGEADADSLTIQPTVVAEPDPAEPLMADEIFGPILPVLTVESTDDAIEFVRQRPKPLAAYLFTGSKATREEVVRRVPAGGVVVNQLLLQVATAKMPFGGVGPSGMGAYHGRFGFEEFSHRKSVLTKPTRPDLTSMFYPPYTDRRFRLLRRMV; encoded by the coding sequence ATGCCCACCGCCCAGAACAGCGACGCGGCGGCGACGGTGCACCGGCTGCGGCAGACCTTCGACACCGGCAGAACCCTCGATGTCGGCTGGCGTCGGAGTCAACTGCGCGGGGTCGCCGAGATGCTCAGCGCCAACGGCGACGCCATCGTGGACGCGGTCGCCGCCGATCTGCGCCGCACGCCCTTCGAAACCTGGCTGGCCGAGATCGTCGCGACGGTCAACGAGGCTCGCTACGCCGCGCGTAACGTCGGCCGCTGGACCCGGCGCCGGCATCGGCTGCTGGAGTGGACCCAGCTGCCCGGACGGGCCTGGATCGAGTACGAGCCGTACGGCACGGTGCTGATCGTCGGCCCGTGGAACGTCCCGTTCCAACTCTCCCTGACGCCGGCGATCGGTGCGCTCGCGGCGGGAAACACCGTGGTGGTCAAGCCGTCCGAACTCGCCCCGGCCTCTTCGCGGCTGATGGCCGAGCTGATCCCGCGCTACCTCGATCCCGAGGCGGTGGCCGTGGTCGAGGGCGACGGCTCCGTCACCCAGGATCTCATCGGGCAGGGCCTGGACCGGATCCTGTTCACCGGCGGCACCGCGATCGGTCACAAGATCATGGCGGCCGCGGCCGAGCACCTGACCCCGGTCACTCTCGAGCTGGGCGGCAAGAGCCCGGTGATCGTCGCCGAGGACGCCGACGTGAAGACCGCCGCCCGCCGGATCGCCTGGATCAAGCTGATGAACTCCGGACAGGTCTGCGTCGCCCCCGACTACGTCCTGGTGCACCGAGCCGTCCGTGACCGGTTCGTCGACGAGATCCGCGCAGCCATCACAGAATTCCGCGCGGGGTCCACCGCCGGGCTGCCCATCGTCAACGAACGGCAATTCACCCGTCTGGCCGCAGCGCTTGCCGCCACCAGGGGGGCCGTCGTCGTCGGCGGTGAGGCCGACGCGGATTCCCTGACGATCCAGCCCACCGTCGTCGCCGAACCCGACCCGGCGGAACCGCTGATGGCCGACGAGATCTTCGGCCCGATCCTTCCGGTACTCACCGTCGAATCCACCGACGACGCTATCGAATTCGTCCGGCAGCGGCCCAAACCCCTCGCCGCGTACCTGTTCACCGGCTCCAAGGCGACCCGGGAAGAGGTCGTTCGCCGGGTACCGGCCGGCGGTGTGGTGGTCAACCAGCTCCTGCTGCAGGTGGCGACCGCGAAGATGCCGTTCGGCGGTGTTGGGCCGTCGGGCATGGGCGCCTATCACGGCAGGTTCGGCTTCGAGGAGTTCAGTCACCGGAAATCGGTGCTCACCAAGCCGACCCGACCGGACCTGACGTCGATGTTCTATCCGCCGTACACGGACCGGCGATTCCGGCTGCTGCGCCGGATGGTGTGA
- a CDS encoding alpha-ketoacid dehydrogenase subunit beta produces the protein MTAETGSETVETTPMLGFQALGSALDDALARDPSVILLGEDIADPSGGVFKVSAGLSTKYGTDRVRATPISEQAIVGAAVGAAIAGMKPVAEIMLMDFLAVCMDQVSNHAAKLRYMSGGQTTVPLTIRCAAGAGMQFGAQHSEMLEAWLTHIPGLKVVVPSNPADAKGLLTAAIFDPDPVVVVEQSLLYFAPPQPVPVGHHVVPLGSAATVRAGNDITLISYGRQVHTALAAAEALARESVDAEVIDLRSLVPLDESRILESVARTKHAVVIHEAVRRGGFGAELAAMITENLFDELGAPVQRVAGPVTPIPFAKTLEDAFVPGEDAIVAAARSALARSRATAGTHG, from the coding sequence ATGACCGCCGAAACAGGCAGCGAAACCGTGGAAACGACGCCGATGCTCGGCTTCCAGGCCCTCGGCTCGGCCCTTGACGACGCGCTGGCCCGCGACCCGTCGGTGATCCTGCTGGGTGAAGACATCGCCGACCCCAGCGGCGGCGTCTTCAAGGTGTCCGCCGGGCTCTCCACCAAGTACGGCACCGACCGGGTACGCGCGACCCCGATCAGCGAGCAGGCCATCGTGGGAGCGGCCGTGGGCGCCGCGATAGCCGGCATGAAACCGGTCGCCGAGATCATGCTCATGGACTTTTTGGCCGTGTGCATGGACCAGGTGTCCAATCACGCCGCGAAACTCCGCTACATGTCCGGCGGCCAGACGACCGTGCCGTTGACCATCCGCTGCGCCGCCGGCGCCGGAATGCAGTTCGGGGCACAGCATTCCGAGATGCTGGAGGCGTGGCTCACCCACATTCCCGGCCTGAAGGTCGTGGTGCCCAGCAACCCCGCCGACGCCAAGGGACTGCTCACCGCGGCGATCTTCGACCCCGACCCGGTGGTGGTCGTCGAGCAGAGCCTGCTGTACTTCGCGCCCCCGCAGCCCGTTCCGGTCGGCCACCACGTCGTGCCGCTCGGATCCGCGGCGACGGTCCGCGCGGGCAATGACATCACCCTGATCAGCTACGGCCGCCAGGTGCACACCGCGCTGGCCGCCGCCGAGGCGCTGGCGCGGGAGTCGGTGGACGCCGAGGTGATCGACCTGCGCTCGCTCGTCCCGCTGGACGAGAGCCGGATTCTGGAATCGGTGGCCCGGACCAAGCACGCTGTGGTGATCCACGAGGCCGTGCGCCGCGGTGGATTCGGCGCCGAACTCGCCGCGATGATCACCGAGAACCTGTTCGACGAGCTCGGGGCCCCAGTGCAGCGGGTCGCCGGCCCGGTTACCCCGATTCCCTTTGCGAAGACGCTCGAGGACGCCTTCGTACCGGGTGAGGACGCCATCGTGGCCGCGGCGCGCTCAGCCCTGGCACGGTCGCGCGCCACCGCGGGAACACACGGCTAA
- a CDS encoding NAD-dependent succinate-semialdehyde dehydrogenase — protein sequence MMNVPTDCYIGGRWQPAADGATFTVLDPATGAGIAEVADGTAADGLQALTAASGAAPRWAGTPARERADLLAAAYREVVARTEEFAAVITAEMGKPLAESRGEVHYAAQFLRWFAEQTVRISGEVRTTPEADARILTLQQPVGPSLLIAPWNFPLAMITRKIGPALAAGCTVVVKPAEEAPLAALLLTRVLHDVGVAPGVVNVVPTGRPADLSSALLADTRLRKVSFTGSTPVGRILLAGAAANVVRTSMELGGNSAFVVFDDADLDSAVDGVMLAKFRNGGQSCVAANRILVQDGIAEAFTDRVLQRVRAMRTGPGTEPGVDLGPMINARQRQRVHRLVTDAIDDGARARCGAELPQGPGFFYPPTVLTDVPAGSRIAREEIFGPVLAISTFDTEEQAVAASNDTEYGLVDYLFTNDLRRTFRVAETLQAGMIGINRGLVSNAAAPFGGVKQSGLGREGGFEGIREYLEVKYLALDKG from the coding sequence ATGATGAATGTGCCCACCGACTGCTACATCGGCGGACGCTGGCAGCCGGCGGCCGACGGGGCGACGTTCACCGTGCTCGATCCCGCCACCGGCGCGGGCATCGCCGAGGTCGCCGACGGCACCGCCGCCGACGGCCTGCAGGCACTCACCGCGGCGTCCGGTGCCGCACCCCGGTGGGCGGGGACCCCGGCGCGCGAGCGCGCGGACCTGCTGGCCGCCGCCTATCGAGAAGTCGTCGCCCGCACCGAAGAATTCGCCGCGGTGATCACCGCGGAGATGGGCAAGCCGCTCGCCGAATCCCGCGGCGAGGTGCACTACGCCGCCCAGTTCCTGCGCTGGTTCGCCGAGCAGACGGTGCGGATCTCCGGCGAGGTCCGCACCACCCCGGAGGCCGACGCCCGGATCCTGACGCTGCAACAGCCAGTCGGCCCCAGCCTGCTGATCGCACCGTGGAATTTTCCGCTGGCGATGATCACCCGCAAGATCGGGCCCGCGCTGGCGGCCGGGTGCACCGTCGTCGTCAAACCCGCCGAGGAGGCTCCGCTGGCCGCCCTGCTTCTCACCCGGGTTCTCCACGACGTCGGCGTCGCGCCGGGCGTGGTCAACGTGGTTCCCACCGGCCGCCCCGCGGACCTCAGTTCGGCCCTGCTGGCCGACACCCGGCTGCGCAAGGTGTCGTTCACCGGCTCCACGCCGGTCGGCCGGATCCTGCTGGCCGGCGCCGCGGCCAACGTGGTGCGCACCTCGATGGAACTCGGCGGGAACTCGGCATTCGTGGTCTTCGACGATGCCGACCTGGACTCCGCCGTGGACGGCGTGATGCTGGCGAAGTTCCGCAACGGCGGACAGTCCTGCGTAGCCGCCAACCGGATCCTCGTGCAGGATGGCATAGCCGAGGCCTTCACCGACAGGGTCCTGCAGCGAGTGCGCGCCATGCGCACCGGACCGGGAACCGAACCCGGAGTCGACCTGGGCCCGATGATCAACGCGCGCCAGCGCCAGCGAGTGCACCGGCTGGTGACCGACGCGATCGATGACGGCGCCCGGGCGCGGTGCGGTGCCGAGCTGCCCCAAGGCCCCGGATTCTTCTATCCGCCAACGGTATTGACCGATGTGCCAGCCGGGTCGCGCATCGCCCGCGAAGAGATCTTCGGGCCGGTGCTGGCGATCTCCACCTTCGACACCGAGGAACAGGCAGTCGCAGCGAGCAACGACACCGAGTACGGCCTGGTCGACTACCTGTTCACCAACGACCTGCGCCGCACGTTCCGGGTCGCCGAGACGCTGCAAGCCGGGATGATCGGCATCAACCGCGGGCTGGTGTCCAACGCCGCCGCACCGTTCGGCGGAGTCAAGCAGTCGGGGCTGGGCCGCGAAGGCGGATTCGAAGGCATCCGCGAGTACCTGGAGGTCAAGTACCTCGCCCTCGACAAGGGCTGA
- a CDS encoding thiamine pyrophosphate-dependent dehydrogenase E1 component subunit alpha — MTLAPAELTRIFITATRIKVCDEKFRSLILTGQVSAQYYSPRGQEIVAASVGAALRSDDYLVTTYRGLHDQLAKGVPMRELWAEFFGKATGTCKGKGGPMHITHPDSGLMVTTGIVGSGLPIANGLALAAQLQETGRVTVVNFGDGATNIGAFHEACNLASLWRLPVVFCCHNNHYAEHTAFEDGTSVDRVADRAASYKMPGVRVDGNDPVAMYDAARTAVDRARAGDGPTLLEAMTFRFYGHQMSDQNEYMKPGELQARRAEDPVLRMRAALIADGVLTEDEAAAIEVQAKAEVQDAFEFAEASPVPDLAELLTDVYEGV, encoded by the coding sequence ATGACGCTTGCGCCGGCAGAGCTGACACGGATCTTCATCACCGCCACCAGGATCAAGGTCTGCGACGAGAAGTTCCGCTCGCTGATCCTGACCGGCCAGGTGAGCGCCCAGTACTACTCGCCCCGCGGCCAGGAGATTGTGGCCGCCTCGGTCGGGGCGGCACTGCGCTCCGACGACTACCTGGTCACCACCTACCGCGGCCTGCACGACCAGCTCGCCAAGGGCGTGCCGATGCGGGAGCTGTGGGCGGAGTTCTTCGGCAAGGCCACGGGCACCTGCAAGGGCAAGGGCGGCCCCATGCACATCACCCATCCGGACTCCGGCCTGATGGTGACCACCGGCATCGTCGGCAGCGGCCTGCCGATCGCCAACGGCCTGGCCCTGGCCGCCCAGCTACAGGAAACCGGCCGGGTCACCGTCGTCAACTTCGGTGACGGTGCCACCAACATCGGGGCGTTCCACGAGGCCTGCAACCTGGCCTCGCTGTGGCGGCTGCCGGTCGTGTTCTGCTGTCACAACAACCACTACGCCGAACACACCGCCTTCGAAGACGGCACCAGCGTGGACCGGGTGGCCGATCGCGCTGCCTCTTACAAGATGCCCGGCGTCCGGGTCGACGGCAACGACCCCGTCGCCATGTACGACGCGGCGCGCACCGCCGTGGACCGGGCCCGCGCCGGGGACGGGCCGACTCTGCTGGAGGCCATGACCTTCCGGTTCTACGGGCACCAGATGTCGGACCAGAACGAATACATGAAACCCGGTGAACTGCAGGCCCGGCGCGCCGAGGACCCGGTGCTGCGGATGCGCGCGGCCCTGATCGCCGACGGCGTGCTCACCGAAGACGAAGCCGCGGCCATCGAGGTGCAGGCGAAGGCCGAAGTGCAGGACGCCTTCGAATTCGCCGAAGCCAGCCCGGTCCCCGACCTTGCCGAGTTGCTGACCGATGTCTACGAAGGGGTATGA
- a CDS encoding TetR/AcrR family transcriptional regulator: MDAVSSALSARHTAEARREQEILDVVLDMLAESGYEGLRLDVLARRARASKATIYGRWGGKKALVLDAIRYSVRPVGDIDTGELRADLIAIGRAVDHSKKRSAGFMLAIGHTATVDPDFARSVQENLGAPVIAATRKAITAAVERGEINPSALELKYIADVLPSLALGRRMFGVPGRFDVEDVVDTIVLPALRNA; the protein is encoded by the coding sequence GTGGACGCGGTGAGTTCGGCGCTGAGCGCCCGCCACACCGCGGAGGCGCGCCGCGAGCAGGAGATCCTGGACGTGGTCCTGGACATGCTCGCCGAAAGCGGCTACGAGGGTCTGCGGCTCGATGTGCTCGCCCGCCGGGCCCGGGCCAGCAAGGCCACCATCTACGGCCGTTGGGGTGGGAAGAAGGCACTGGTCCTCGACGCGATCCGGTACTCCGTTCGTCCCGTCGGCGATATCGACACCGGCGAGTTGCGCGCCGACCTGATCGCGATCGGCCGCGCCGTGGACCACTCCAAGAAGCGCTCGGCGGGCTTCATGCTTGCCATCGGTCACACCGCGACCGTGGATCCGGACTTCGCACGCTCGGTACAGGAGAACCTGGGTGCCCCGGTGATCGCCGCCACCCGCAAGGCGATCACCGCTGCCGTGGAACGCGGCGAAATCAACCCGTCGGCACTGGAGCTCAAATACATTGCCGACGTCCTGCCCTCGCTGGCGCTGGGGCGCCGGATGTTCGGCGTCCCCGGACGGTTCGACGTCGAGGACGTCGTCGACACCATCGTCTTGCCCGCGCTGCGCAACGCGTAG
- a CDS encoding acyl-CoA dehydrogenase, with translation MTDTAELTRTAGSGEFVFTEEHDALRDVLGDFFADAGETGWHRLLSDVGVDEIVFDTGESTAVDLTILAEQAGAALFGGPLLPGVAVGALAAYAGDTSLVEPLRDGTRTVGFAGPEAELGTNASGGVDALLQPIWNGPGADRVLVTGTLDGAPAVALITGIDSAVEELSGLDLSRPLGRLAITGVEPTVLLRGDDAEAAAAAIARRTGLLTAAELLGAAQHVLDGTVGYVDKRVQFGRTIGSFQAVKHRLVDLLAAVELTRSAVYGAAWRLTDDPGSPGTDIDLAVAAVLSRQTALAVTKAAVQLHGGIAITWEHWAHRYLRRANSTVALTGSPSAWRQRLADLIDRRDGYGV, from the coding sequence ATGACAGATACCGCCGAACTGACACGGACGGCCGGATCCGGCGAGTTCGTGTTCACCGAGGAACACGACGCTCTGCGCGATGTGCTCGGCGACTTCTTCGCCGACGCAGGCGAGACCGGTTGGCACAGGTTGCTCTCCGACGTCGGCGTCGACGAGATCGTCTTCGACACCGGCGAATCCACCGCCGTCGACCTGACGATCCTCGCCGAGCAGGCAGGCGCGGCGCTGTTCGGCGGCCCGCTGCTGCCCGGCGTGGCCGTGGGCGCACTGGCGGCATATGCGGGCGATACGTCGCTGGTCGAGCCGCTGCGCGACGGTACTCGGACGGTCGGCTTCGCCGGCCCCGAAGCCGAACTCGGTACGAATGCGTCCGGCGGTGTCGACGCGCTGCTGCAACCGATCTGGAACGGCCCCGGCGCCGACCGCGTCCTGGTCACCGGGACCCTCGACGGCGCACCCGCGGTAGCCCTGATCACCGGTATCGACAGCGCGGTCGAGGAGCTCTCCGGACTGGACCTGTCTCGACCGCTGGGCAGACTGGCGATCACCGGCGTCGAACCGACGGTGCTGCTTCGCGGTGACGACGCCGAGGCGGCGGCGGCCGCGATCGCCCGGCGCACCGGCCTGCTGACCGCGGCGGAGCTGCTCGGTGCGGCCCAGCACGTCCTGGACGGCACGGTCGGATACGTCGACAAACGGGTCCAATTCGGCCGCACCATCGGTTCTTTCCAAGCGGTCAAACATCGCCTGGTTGATCTGCTGGCCGCGGTCGAACTCACCCGCTCAGCCGTCTACGGTGCGGCCTGGCGGCTCACCGACGATCCGGGGTCCCCGGGCACCGACATCGACCTGGCCGTGGCGGCGGTACTGTCCCGGCAGACGGCGCTGGCCGTCACCAAGGCCGCCGTCCAGCTGCACGGTGGCATCGCCATCACCTGGGAGCACTGGGCACACCGCTATCTGCGGAGAGCCAACTCGACGGTCGCGCTGACCGGTTCACCGAGCGCGTGGCGGCAGCGCCTGGCCGACCTCATCGATCGACGGGACGGATACGGTGTCTGA